Proteins from a genomic interval of Microbacterium phyllosphaerae:
- a CDS encoding FHA domain-containing protein: MTDSQSRSGGDAAIHRPVEQRHDVTQTFGHDSDLSFVPFGVELTDVEQSAIAALPSGSALLLVRSGALAGARYLLDTDVTTVGRHPEADIFFDDVTVSRRHAEVTRTGSTFEIIDQRSLNGTYVNGERVDRSALVDGTELRVGKFRLNFFASPVDRVAATD, translated from the coding sequence GTGACAGACAGCCAGAGCCGATCGGGCGGAGACGCCGCGATCCATCGTCCCGTCGAGCAGAGACACGACGTGACGCAGACGTTCGGGCATGACTCGGACCTTTCCTTCGTGCCTTTCGGCGTGGAGCTCACCGACGTGGAGCAGAGCGCCATCGCGGCCCTTCCCTCCGGTTCCGCACTGCTTCTGGTGCGCTCCGGAGCGCTCGCGGGTGCACGCTACCTGCTCGACACGGACGTGACGACCGTAGGGCGCCACCCGGAGGCGGACATCTTCTTCGACGACGTGACGGTGTCGCGTCGTCACGCCGAAGTGACCCGCACGGGCTCGACCTTCGAGATCATCGACCAGCGTTCGCTCAACGGAACGTATGTGAACGGTGAGCGCGTCGACCGCAGTGCGCTGGTCGACGGCACCGAGCTTCGCGTCGGCAAGTTCCGACTGAACTTCTTCGCCTCCCCGGTCGATCGCGTCGCGGCGACCGACTGA
- the ftsR gene encoding transcriptional regulator FtsR, whose product MAASPARERSASAGLLSIGQVLARLTPEFPELTSSKLRFLEVQGIVTPSRTESGYRKFSQADIERLRLGLTLQRDHYLPLSVIREQLDEAEANGESTALVPPPSITPTPRRYRRSELLSAAGAGPQLLNDAISTGVIVAQESYPESTVTLLRGLVALDRHGIEPRHLRSLRQGAEREVALIESAMSSLLRRTDAASRAKASDMAPNLASKIDEVRSLFVKDALARLLS is encoded by the coding sequence ATGGCGGCTTCCCCCGCCCGCGAACGTTCGGCGTCCGCGGGTCTTCTGAGCATCGGTCAGGTCCTGGCGCGACTCACGCCGGAATTTCCCGAGCTCACCTCCAGCAAGCTCCGCTTCCTGGAGGTCCAGGGGATCGTCACTCCTTCGCGCACCGAGTCGGGATACCGCAAGTTCTCGCAGGCCGACATCGAGCGACTGCGCCTCGGCCTCACGCTGCAGCGCGATCACTATCTCCCTCTCAGCGTCATCCGCGAGCAGCTCGACGAAGCGGAGGCGAACGGCGAATCGACCGCACTCGTGCCGCCGCCGTCGATCACGCCGACGCCGCGCCGCTACCGTCGCAGTGAGCTGCTCTCTGCTGCCGGTGCGGGGCCACAGCTTCTCAACGACGCGATCAGTACCGGCGTGATCGTCGCCCAGGAGAGCTACCCGGAATCCACGGTCACTCTGCTGAGGGGCTTGGTCGCACTCGACCGCCACGGCATCGAACCTCGGCACCTGCGCTCGCTGCGGCAGGGGGCCGAGCGCGAGGTCGCGCTGATCGAATCCGCGATGTCGTCGTTGCTGCGCCGAACGGATGCCGCATCGCGGGCGAAGGCGAGCGACATGGCTCCGAACCTCGCCTCGAAGATCGATGAAGTGCGTTCGCTCTTCGTCAAAGACGCGCTCGCACGGTTGCTTTCGTAA
- a CDS encoding MerR family transcriptional regulator — MNADERAGDPRFVPELLFTDGLPAMDDEVGYRGAVAARAAGITYRQLDYWARTELVEPTVRGASGSGSQRLYGFRDILVLKLVKSLLDTGISLQQIRTAVDELRRAGIRDLAGTTLMSDGASVYLCTSNDEVIDLVSRGQGVFGIAVGKVLREVESTLVAFDATAPDPVDELSARRSKRSA, encoded by the coding sequence ATGAATGCGGATGAGCGTGCAGGCGACCCGCGGTTCGTACCCGAACTCCTCTTCACGGACGGTCTTCCGGCCATGGACGACGAGGTCGGCTACCGCGGTGCCGTGGCTGCTCGTGCAGCGGGCATCACCTACCGTCAGCTGGACTACTGGGCCCGCACCGAGCTGGTGGAGCCCACCGTGCGCGGCGCCAGCGGCTCGGGGTCGCAGCGGCTGTACGGCTTCCGCGACATCCTCGTCCTCAAGCTCGTGAAGAGTCTGCTCGACACCGGGATCTCACTGCAGCAGATCCGCACGGCCGTCGACGAGCTCCGCCGAGCCGGCATCCGCGATCTCGCAGGAACCACGCTCATGAGCGACGGAGCATCCGTCTATCTCTGCACCTCGAACGACGAGGTCATCGACCTCGTGAGTCGTGGCCAGGGCGTGTTCGGCATCGCCGTCGGAAAGGTGCTCCGCGAGGTGGAGTCCACGCTGGTCGCATTCGATGCTACGGCCCCCGACCCCGTCGACGAGCTGTCCGCGCGCCGCTCCAAGCGATCCGCCTGA